The genomic interval GGAGATGGTGATGCCGGGGGACAACGTGACGATTTCAGCTGAGCTGATCACGCCGATCGCCATGGAAAAAGAGCTGCGGTTTGCGATCCGTGAAGGCGGCCGGACGGTCGGCGCCGGCGTGGTCGCCGAAATCTTCGAATAGGCGGAGGAATTTTCCGGTGCGAATTATCATTACCTTGGCGTGTTCGGAGTGCAAGCGCCGCAACTATACCACCACCAAAAACAAGCGGACCACTCCCGACAAGCTCGAGTTCAAAAAGTACTGCAGGTTCTGCAAACAGCATACCCTGCACAAGGAAACCAAGTAGCGCCGCTGCCGAGCTGATCGGTGGAGGCGCTTTGGGCCCGCAAGGGCGGCTTGGTGAAAGGGTGGATACAGGCCAGTAGCTCGAATGGTAGAGCATCGGACTCCAAATCCGGGTGTTGGGGGTTCGAATCCCTCCTGGCCTGCCAACCTTTTTTTATTGGCCCCAGAAACGGTGTGATAGGAACGGAATGGGACGGCTACTGCGGAAAAAACCAGCGGTAAAAAAGAAGCCGGAACAACAGGAGCAGGTCAATTCGACTGACGCCTCGGCGGAAAAGTCCGAGACGCCAGCCTCGAAGGCGGCGCTTTTCGCTGATTCGGAACTGGAAGTCAAGCGGCCGGCCGCGCCCTCAAAAAAACTCTCATTCGGCGCCAAGACCACCGCTGCCAGCCAAGAAAAGAACATTCTCGACAAATCGCTTCAATTCTTGCGCGAAGTAAAGGTCGAACTTAAAAAGGTCACCTGGCCGACCCGCAAGCAGGCGGTCGGCTCAACGGTCGTTGTCATCGTGGTGGTCATGATCGTCTCGTTGTTTCTCGGGGTCGTCGATATGGGGTTGTCCAGCATGATTCGGGCGGTCCTGCCATAGACGGGGGAAAGACAGTGGCATTCAGATGGTACATCGTTCACGTTTATTCGGGTTTTGAGGGCAAGGTCAAGCAATCCCTCGAAGACCGCATCGCCACGTCGCCGCACCCTGAAAAATTCAAAGAAGTGCTGCTGCCGACGGAAGAGGTGGTGGAACTGGTAAAAGGCAAGCGCAAAACCACCTCGCGGAAATTCTACCCCGGCTATATCCTGGTGCGCATGGAGTTGGACGAGGAAACGTGGCACATCGTCAACGACACGGCGAAAGTCACGGGATTTCTGGGGGGAAAGAAGCCGACCCCCATTTCCGACGAGGAAGCCGAGCAAATCCTCAACCGGATGGAGGCCGGCAAGCTAAAGCCCCAGCCCAAGTATTTGTTCGAGCCGGGGGATGAGATCCGAGTGATCGACGGCCCCTTCAACAACTTCAGCGGAACCGTTGAAGATGTGAACCCCGAAAAGGGCAAGATAAAAGTTCTGGTCAGCATTTTTGGACGTTCTACGCCGGTAGAACTGGAGTTCGTTCAAGTCACCAAGCTGTAGGGTTCAGGTACCCGTGCCTCCCCTGCGCAGGAGTTAGGAAAAAATGGCAAAAAAGGTAATGGCTCAGATCAAGCTGCAGGTTACTGCCGGGAAAGCCAACCCATCTCCCCCGATCGGCCCTGCACTTGGGCAGCACGGCGTCAACATCATGGACTTTTGCAAGGCCTTCAACGCGCGCACCGCAAACGACGAGGGCATGATCATTCCCGTGGTGATCACCGTCTATCAGGATCGCAGCTTCACCTTCATCACCAAAACCCCGCCGGCTTCGGTGCTCTTGAAAAAAGCGGCCAAAATCGCCAAGGGCTCCGGCGACCCCAAAAAAACCAAGGTGGCCAAGGTGACCCGCAAGCAGGTGGAGGAAATCGCACAGCAGAAAATGGTGGACCTCAATGCTTATGATTTGGAGGCGGCCAGCAAGATTGTTGCTGGAACGGCGAGAAGCATGGGAATCGAGATCGTTTGAAAAAAAGGAGCGAGTTAGATAAAATGCCGAAGCGCGGTAAGAAATATTCGAACAACATGGCCAAGATCGACGGCAGCAAGCGTTACGATTTCTCCGAAGCGGTCCAGTTGGCCATTGACGCCTCCTACGCCAAATTTGACGAAACCATCGATGTCGCGGTCCGTCTGGGGGTTGACCCCCGCCACGCCGACCAGATGGTGCGCGGCACGGTCGTTTTGCCCAACGGTTTGGGCAAGGAAGTCCGGGTCCTGGTGTTTGCTAAAGGCGAGAAAGAAAAAGAAGCCGCTGACGCGGGCGCCGACCATGTGGGCAACGAGGATTTGATAGAAAAAATCAAGGGCGGCTGGCTCGATTTCGACAAGGCCGTGGCGACCCCCGACATGATGGGCGCCGTCGGAAAAATCGGCCGGCTGCTGGGGCCGCGGGGGTTGATGCCCAATGCCAAGACCGGCACCGTGACCTTCGATGTCGCCAAGGCCGTGAACGAGCTCAAGGCCGGTAAAATCGATTTTCGGGTGGAAAAGGCCGGCATCGTTCACGCCCCCATGGGCAAGGTTTCCTTCGGGGTCCAGAAGATCCTTGAAAATCTGGCGGCCTTTCTGGAGACCATCATGCGGATCAAGCCGGCCTCGGCCAAAGGCACCTATTTGAGGACCATTGCGGTGTCGACCACCATGGGCCCCGGCATCAAAATCGATTCCGGCTTTGTTAAAGATCTGATCAAATAGCTTCCTCAAAACGCCGCCCGCGGCGCCATGAGCCGCGGCGCCATGGGCGCCAACCCAACTTATGCGGTGCATGCCGACAGATTGCCTGCCCTGCAGCCATACAACACAGTCACCAAAAAACCTGTCAAAGACCGTAGGTTCACCAGTGGGTGTATAATCGGTTCCACCGGCCTACCGAGGCAGAAGATGTTTCCTGTGCGTTGCCTCCGGTTTTTTGCAGAAAACGGAAGGGAGGTGTTTTTACTACTTTGAAAATCGACCAGAAAAAACAGATCGTCGAAGAGATCAGGGACAAGTTCGCGCGCTCCAAGGTGGTCATCGTCACCGACTACAAGGGCCTGGATGTGGCTGCGATCAATGACCTGCGGCGGAAACTCCGTGAAGAAAACGTGGAGTATCAGGTCGTCAAGAACACGCTGCTTTCTATCGCAGCCGAGGGCACCGATGTTGCGGTGATCAAAGAGCGCTTCAAGGGCCCCAGCGCCATCGCCCTGAGCTACGCAGACCCCGTCGGGCCGGCCAAAATCCTCACCAAATTCGCCGATGAAAACAAGAAATTTGAAATCAAATTCGGCGCAATGGGGGGCAAGCCGCTTGACTTGCCGGGGATCAAGGCCCTGTCGTCCCTGCCGTCCCGGGAAGTCCTGTTGGCCCAGGTGCTGTCGGCCATGAACGGGGTGCCGACGGCGTTGGTGCGGGCCTTAAACGATGTGCCCACCCGCCTGGTGAATGTCCTGCGGGCCATCCGGGAACAAAAAGAAGCGGCCTAACTGCCTGCTATCAAATTAAAAAACTGGAGGAAAAAATAAAAATGGCGGACATTACAAGACAAGACGTGATCGATTTCATTGCCAACATGACCGTTCTGGAGCTCTCCGAAATGGTCAAGGAACTCGAAGACAAGTTCGGCGTTTCGGCGGCCGCACCGGTGGCCATGATGGCCGCCGGGCCGGTTGAAGGCGCCGGCGCCGCGGCGGTCGAGGAGGAAAAGACCGAGTTCGACATCATCCTGCTGGCTGCCGGGGACAAGAAGATCCAGGTCATCAAGGAAGTCCGGGCCATCACCGGACTGGGCCTGAAAGATGCCAAGGCGCTGGTGGATGAGGCGCCCAAACCGGTGAAGGAGGCCGTGGCCAAGGAAGAGGCCGAAAAAATCAAAGCGCAACTCGAGGAGGCCGGTGCTCAGGTCGAGTTGAAATAGCGCTCAGGTCGCGACATTCAAGCACCTGAACACGTCAGTACCAATGCGGAAATGGGATCCGAAATGGCCTCGGTACCCCATTTCCGCTTTACCGTTATCGTAGACTGGAGATGTCATGTCTGAAATGCCCATGATCAGCAGGCGTTTAAGAAAAAATTTCGGGAAGATCAAAAAGATCACCGATATTCCGGACCTTATCGGGATGCAGCGGGAATCCTACCAGCGATTTCTGCAGATTGACGTGCCCCCCGAAAAACGGCGGGACCACGGTCTGCAGGCCGTTTTCCAATCCGTTTTCCCCATCAAGGATTTTACCGGCAGCGCATCCCTGGAATTTGTCTCTTATCGCTTTGGCGAGGTCAAGCACGATGTCCACGAGTGTATTCATCGCGGCATGACATATGAAATCCCGGTGCGCATCACCGTGCGGCTGGTGGTCTACGATGTCGACAAGGAATCCGGGGTTTCCAACATCCGGGACATCAAGGAGCAGGAAATCTATTTCGGGACTATCCCGCTGATGACCGAGAAGGGCACCTTCATCATCAACGGCACCGAGCGGGTGGTGGTCAGCCAGCTGCACCGGTCCTCGGGGGTCTTTTTCGACCACGACCAGGGCAAGACCCATTCCAGCGGCAAGGTCATCTACAGTTCCCGCATCATTCCGGTGCGCGGCTCCTGGATCGATATGGAGGTCGACCCCAAGGACATCGTCCACATCCGCATCGACCGGCGCCGGAAGTTCCCGGTGACCCTGCTCTTCAAAGCCTTTGGCTACACGTCGGACGATCTTCTGCAATACTTCTACAAGACCGAAAAAATCACCCGCCGGGGGGACGAATTTTTCCGGGAGTTCAACCCCGATTTTCTCAAAGGCCTGCGGGCCACCGTGGACATCGTCGATCCGGTCAGCGGCGATCTGCTGGTCAAGAAGGGGCGTATGTACACCCAGCGCGCCCTGCGCCAGATCAAGAACAGTGGCCTCGAGGTGCTGCCCCTGGGTGAACAGGAGCTGCTGGGCAAGGTCCTGGCCTTTGGCATTGAGGCCCCCCGATCCGGCGAGCTCATCGCCAAGGCCAACGAGAGGATCGACGAGGACCTCTTGAAAACCATCCAGGAG from Desulfobacteraceae bacterium carries:
- the rplL gene encoding 50S ribosomal protein L7/L12 yields the protein MADITRQDVIDFIANMTVLELSEMVKELEDKFGVSAAAPVAMMAAGPVEGAGAAAVEEEKTEFDIILLAAGDKKIQVIKEVRAITGLGLKDAKALVDEAPKPVKEAVAKEEAEKIKAQLEEAGAQVELK
- the nusG gene encoding transcription termination/antitermination protein NusG, coding for MAFRWYIVHVYSGFEGKVKQSLEDRIATSPHPEKFKEVLLPTEEVVELVKGKRKTTSRKFYPGYILVRMELDEETWHIVNDTAKVTGFLGGKKPTPISDEEAEQILNRMEAGKLKPQPKYLFEPGDEIRVIDGPFNNFSGTVEDVNPEKGKIKVLVSIFGRSTPVELEFVQVTKL
- the rpmG gene encoding 50S ribosomal protein L33, with the translated sequence MRIIITLACSECKRRNYTTTKNKRTTPDKLEFKKYCRFCKQHTLHKETK
- the rplA gene encoding 50S ribosomal protein L1, with the protein product MPKRGKKYSNNMAKIDGSKRYDFSEAVQLAIDASYAKFDETIDVAVRLGVDPRHADQMVRGTVVLPNGLGKEVRVLVFAKGEKEKEAADAGADHVGNEDLIEKIKGGWLDFDKAVATPDMMGAVGKIGRLLGPRGLMPNAKTGTVTFDVAKAVNELKAGKIDFRVEKAGIVHAPMGKVSFGVQKILENLAAFLETIMRIKPASAKGTYLRTIAVSTTMGPGIKIDSGFVKDLIK
- the secE gene encoding preprotein translocase subunit SecE, whose translation is MGRLLRKKPAVKKKPEQQEQVNSTDASAEKSETPASKAALFADSELEVKRPAAPSKKLSFGAKTTAASQEKNILDKSLQFLREVKVELKKVTWPTRKQAVGSTVVVIVVVMIVSLFLGVVDMGLSSMIRAVLP
- the rplJ gene encoding 50S ribosomal protein L10, coding for MKIDQKKQIVEEIRDKFARSKVVIVTDYKGLDVAAINDLRRKLREENVEYQVVKNTLLSIAAEGTDVAVIKERFKGPSAIALSYADPVGPAKILTKFADENKKFEIKFGAMGGKPLDLPGIKALSSLPSREVLLAQVLSAMNGVPTALVRALNDVPTRLVNVLRAIREQKEAA
- the tuf gene encoding elongation factor Tu (EF-Tu; promotes GTP-dependent binding of aminoacyl-tRNA to the A-site of ribosomes during protein biosynthesis; when the tRNA anticodon matches the mRNA codon, GTP hydrolysis results; the inactive EF-Tu-GDP leaves the ribosome and release of GDP is promoted by elongation factor Ts; many prokaryotes have two copies of the gene encoding EF-Tu), producing the protein EMVMPGDNVTISAELITPIAMEKELRFAIREGGRTVGAGVVAEIFE
- the rplK gene encoding 50S ribosomal protein L11, with product MAKKVMAQIKLQVTAGKANPSPPIGPALGQHGVNIMDFCKAFNARTANDEGMIIPVVITVYQDRSFTFITKTPPASVLLKKAAKIAKGSGDPKKTKVAKVTRKQVEEIAQQKMVDLNAYDLEAASKIVAGTARSMGIEIV